One window of Athalia rosae chromosome 4, iyAthRosa1.1, whole genome shotgun sequence genomic DNA carries:
- the LOC105690254 gene encoding NADH dehydrogenase [ubiquinone] iron-sulfur protein 4, mitochondrial, translating to MATRSLLRNCVNIIRSGNQQWTMKSIGTSSVRYGEDLENALNIREPEVKNTEQEINPAKFERQKALKGYINVDAVELIAPLSGVPEELLKNRLVRIYEPAKNAMQSGTNNLNMWQMDFDTRERWENPLMGWTSSGDPHSNLKLEFQTKDEAIALCEKMGWRYYVQKPNKKTPKPRSYGVNFSWDKRTRVSTK from the exons ATGGCAACGcgttcgttactgcgaaattGTGTCAATATTATTAGGAGTGGTAATCAACAATG gACCATGAAAAGTATCGGCACAAGCAGTGTACGTTATGGAGAAGATCTTGAGAATGCACTCAATATTCGTGAACCAGAAGTAAAAAATACGGAGCAAGAAATAAACCCAGCTAAGTTTGAAAGACAGAAAGCTCTGAAGGGGTACATTAATGTCGATGCTGTAGAACTAATTGCTCCGCTTTCTGGAGTTCCTGAAGAGCTCTTGAAAAATCGTTTGGTCCGTATTTATGAACCAGCCAAAAATGCAATGCAATCTGGAACTAACAACTTGAACATGTGGCAAATGGATTTCGATACTCGTGAAAGATGGGAGAATCCACTCATGGGATGGACTTCAAG CGGTGACCCACATTCTAACTTGAAGCTTGAATTTCAAACCAAAGATGAGGCCATTGCTTTGTGTGAAAAAATGGGATGGCGATATTATGTACAGAAACCGAACAAGAAAACTCCCAAGCCAAGGAGCTATGGGGTAAACTTTTCATGGGACAAGCGCACTCGAGTATCTactaaataa
- the LOC105690321 gene encoding sodium channel protein 60E codes for MATILLNCVFLAMTETVEEAEYIFLAIYTGEMVIKSIAKGFILNKYTYLRNPWNWLDFLVITSGYATIGMEVGNLAGLRTFRVLRALKTVSIMPGLKTIINALLHSFKQLAEVMTLTIFCLMVFALFALQVYMGELRNKCVRQQDPNDTQVDWYEWNWNSSNWAFNEAEEPIICGNVTGARHCNESYTCLCVGPNPNHGYTNFDNFLWSMLTTFQLITLDYWEDVYNKVLSACGPISVSFFTVVVFFGSFYLINLMLAVVALSYEEEAEITNEERRKDLTDHREDSTFSFDPTKINIKTLTKDKQKKIDARKGVLLSSYTRKKTRRRKRGRSSAGQEKNGGTRSRSVTPSPSPSPRHSSVRPSHLPLQVVAATRPVDPGIVHRLAPHRGMLHSRQASNNSNQQSSLDDSGVVDDHEGDHDGDDVTSAEEHERREHRVDRQERLAVEQRCRPDNEKHRQQQQPPQQPSVTQPVTVAVRTTNREIRVLKCNGIKTKKHNMYTLPPDYLSHIVVLDDLPDRNCDRCIQCCVDYDGWLRFQNCLYKVVRDPLFELTITLCIVLNTGFLAMEHHGMSENIRQALNIGNKVFTSIFTFECFLKLLALSKDFFNNGWNIFDLIIVSASLIDLTFELVDGLSVIRGLRLLRVLKLAQSWTTMKVLLSIIISTIGALANLTFVLVIVIYIFAVIGMQLFSKDYTLDKFYPDPVPRWNFNDFFHSFMMIFRILCGEWIEPLWDCMRAEKDEGPETCFAIFLPALVMGNFMVLNLFLALLLNSFNSEELKQKKEEVGEDSKLARSFDRIRSIVRKKKYRRENSENEKNTRLEQIVREVMDKSDKEKYAIQETVLSLPKENIYNRSYQESLNQPVFSYDPMYRQATVTTYSQSSQETVRENKKPEDKGDSNETNQEESIELEVLNKDSGKPDEEVAMLPEKDAAVRMDETSEKRPWHALVSYVDELTVGGRRDSKGRYIDGMGSFPGFGRNKQAKTPQDCFPQHCYQKCSCIDRCIATDLGGKWVRVRTAVLSVVDTPAFEWMVLVLIFASSITLCFEDIYLDDNPFLKKILYWTNLGFCALFSIEMILKWLALGFCKYFTSFWTILDFIIVFVSIFSLLIEENENLKVLRSLRTLRALRPLRAISRWQGMRIVVNALMYAIPSIFNVLLVCLVFWLIFSIMGVQFFGGKFFKCIDDNGELLQNLSLVNTKQDCLNLNYSWENSKITFDHVGIAYLALFQVATFEGWMEVMEDAVDARGVDLQPMREANLSAYLYFVVFIVCGSFFTLNLFIGVIIDNFNMLKKKYEGGVLEMFLTESQKHYYTAMKKLGRKKPQKVIKRPMNQFLAMFYDLSNSRRFEIAIFVLIFLNMLSMGIEHYSQPHAVFFVLEVSNAFFTTVFGLEAIVKIIGLRYHYFTVPWNLFDFLLVLASILGILMEDIMMDFPVSPTLLRVVRVFRIGRILRLIKAAKGIRKLLFALVVSLPALFNIGALLALITFIYAIIGMSVFGHVRKQGALDDMVNFETFGRSMQLLFRLMTSAGWNDILESLMVQPPDCDPTPNSRQSNGDCGYPLLAITYFTSFIIISYMIVINMYIAIILENFNQAHQEEEIGIVEDDLEMFYIRWSKYDPHATQFIRFSQLSDFIASLDPPLGISKPNVVALVSFNLPIAKGNKIHCLDILHALVKHVLGHVEESEDFRKLQEQMDVKFKKQFPTRKELEIVSSTRIWKRQDKAARLIQHTFREYVRMKKERERIAHEVDSQTQTSSPGGGGSEGRGGGGWGGKLSALLHVHRGSRASSRKSSRASDASDISELGTASAWLFPNLPLLLLSGAAGTHDDLQPPALTVSRPSPTTEQPSAASSSGSGSESHAAVRSSGATLGRQDAVESYTDDDVLSPPTSKRGSLRPSGTVLSLNMLQRDIKDAFNRRCGSLRRRPVPEPVQLPIADGSDVSILVTEPSPENTAPPNRPPLLRQQSEATVVHVLVHRESEEYHVSPDDS; via the exons ATGGCCACAATTCTCCTAAACTGCGTCTTCCTGGCCATGACTGAGACCGTGGAGGAAGCCGA GTATATCTTCTTGGCGATTTACACGGGTGAAATGGTGATCAAATCGATCGCTAAGGGTTTCATATTGAACAAATACACATACCTGAGAAATCCGTGGAACTGGCTGGATTTTTTAGTAATCACCAGCGGTTACGCAACCATCGGAATGGAGGTTGGAAACCTCGCGGGGTTGAGAACGTTCAGGGTGCTCAGGGCGTTAAAGACGGTTTCCATCATGCCCG GTCTGAAGACCATCATCAACGCGTTGCTGCACAGCTTCAAGCAGCTCGCCGAGGTCATGACGTTGACCATATTTTGTTTAATGGTCTTCGCCCTCTTCGCCCTTCAAGTTTACATGGGCGAATTGAGGAACAAGTGCGTCAGACAGCAGGATCCAAACGACACTCAAGTGGACTGGTACGA GTGGAACTGGAACTCCTCCAACTGGGCCTTCAACGAAGCGGAGGAGCCCATCATCTGCGGCAACGTAACCGGCGCCAG ACACTGCAATGAGAGTTACACGTGCCTGTGCGTCGGACCGAATCCCAATCACGGTTACACGAATTTCGACAACTTTCTGTGGTCGATGCTGACCACCTTTCAACTGATAACTCTCGACTACTGGGAGGATGTCTATAACAAG GTATTGTCGGCGTGCGGACCTATCAGCGTCTCGTTCTTCACGGTGGTCGTGTTCTTCGGATCGTTTTACCTCATCAACCTGATGCTCGCTGTGGTGGCATTGAGCTACGAAGAAGAGGCCGAGATCACGAACGAG GAACGGAGGAAGGACCTGACCGACCACCGTGAGGACTCGACGTTTAGTTTCGACCCGACAAAGATCAACATCAAGACCCTCACGAAGGacaaacagaagaaaattgaCGCCCGAAAAGGAGTTCTACTGAGCAGTTACACcaggaaaaaaacgaggagaagaaaacgCGGTAGGAGTTCGGCGGGCCAGGAGAAAAACGGCGGTACACGCAGCAG GTCAGTGACGCCGAGCCCGAGTCCGAGTCCTCGGCACTCGAGTGTTCGGCCGTCTCATCTCCCGCTGCAGGTAGTCGCCGCGACGCGTCCCGTCGACCCGGGAATCGTCCACCGTCTGGCCCCGCACAGGGGTATGTTGCATTCCCGGCAGGCGAGTAACAACAGCAACCAGCAATCGTCACTGGACGATTCCGGAGTGGTGGACGACCACGAGGGCGAccacgacggcgacgacgtcACCTCGGCCGAGGAACACGAGCGCAGGGAGCACCGGGTCGATCGGCAGGAACGGCTAGCCGTCGAGCAAAGGTGTCGCCCGGACAACGAGAAGCATCGTCAACAGCAGCAGCCCCCCCAACAACCGTCCGTCACACAGCCGGTCACCGTCGCCGTCCGTACGACCAACAGAGAGATAAGGGTCCTCAAATGCAACGGAATAAAGACGAAAAAGCACAATATGTACACCCTGCCTCCCGACTACTTGTCTCACATCGTTGTTTTAG atgaTCTTCCAGACAGAAATTGCGACCGATGCATTCAGTGTTGCGTCGACTACGACGGGTGGCTGAGGTTTCAGAACTGCCTTTATAAG GTGGTGAGAGATCCACTGTTCGAGCTGACGATAACGTTATGCATCGTTTTGAACACGGGATTTCTAGCTATGGAACACCACGGGATGAGTGAAAATATAAGGCAAGCTTTGAACATCGGTAACAAAGTGTTCACGAGTATATTCACGTTCGAATGTTTCCTGAAACTTCTGGCTCTCAGTAAAGACTTCTTCAACAATGGATGGAACATATTCGACCTGATAATCGTCTCCGCGTCCCTGATCGATCTGACATTCGAACTGGTCGACGGTTTGTCGGTAATCAGAGGGCTCAGATTATTGAGGGTACTTAAACTCGCGCAATCTTGGACAACGATGAAAGTGCTGCTCAGTATTATTATCTCGACTATCGGCGCCCTGGCTAACCTGACCTTCGTACTCGTcatagttatatacatattcgcCGTGATCGGTATGCAGCTGTTCAGCAAGGATTACACATTGGACAAGTTTTATCCGGATCCGGTGCCCAGATGGAATTTCAACGACTTCTTTCACTCGTTCATGATGATCTTCCGAATACTGTGCGGCGAGTGGATAGAACCGTTATGGGATTGCATGAGAGCGGAAAAGGACGAGGGTCCCGAAACATGCTTCGCGATATTCCTGCCAGCCTTGGTCATGGGCAATTTCATGGTCCTCAACCTCTTCTTGGCCTTGTTGCTCAACAGTTTCAATTCCGAGGAGCTGAAACAGAAGAAGGAGGAAGTCGGCGAGGACTCGAAGCTGGCCAGATCCTTCGACAGGATACGGTCGATCgtcagaaagaagaaataccGTCGAGAAAATTccgagaacgagaaaaacacGAGGCTGGAACAAATCGTTCGAGAAGTTATGGACAAGTCGGACAAGGAGAAATACGCCATTCAGGAGACGGTGTTAAGCTTACCCAAGGAAAACATCTACAATCGATCTTACCAGGAGAGTTTGAACCAACCAGTTTTTAGTTATGATCCGATGTACCGCCAAGCCACCGTAACGACTTACAGTCAAAGCAGTCAGGAAACTGTGAGGGAAAACAAGAAGCCCGAAGACAAGGGGGATAGCAACGAAACCAACCAAGAGGAAAGCATAGAATTAGAAGTTCTTAACAAGGACTCCGGCAAACCCGACGAAGAAGTTGCCATGCTCCCCGAGAAGGACGCGGCCGTGCGGATGGACGAAACTTCCGAGAAGAGGCCGTGGCACGCGTTGGTCAGCTACGTGGACGAATTGACCGTAGGGGGAAGAAGGGACAGCAAGGGGAGGTATATCGACGGGATGGGCTCGTTCCCCGGCTTTGGTAGAAACAAACAAGCGAAAACACCGCAGGACTGTTTTCCTCAGCATTGTTATCAGAA ATGTTCCTGTATCGACCGTTGCATCGCGACCGATCTCGGCGGCAAGTGGGTCCGGGTTAGAACGGCCGTTTTGTCGGTGGTAGACACCCCCGCTTTCGAATGGATGGTCTTAGTCCTGATATTCGCATCTTCCATCACCCTTTGCTTCGAGGACATATACCTGGACGATAATCCCTTTTTAAAAAAGATATTGTACTGGACGAATTTGGGATTCTGTGCTCTGTTCAGTATCGAAATGATTTTAAAATGGCTGGCTCTCGGATTTTGTAAATACTTTACAAGTTTCTGGACAATCTTGGATTTTATCATCGTTTTC GTATCCATCTTTAGTCTTTTGAtagaggagaatgaaaatctGAAGGTGCTGCGCTCGTTGAGGACTCTCAGGGCACTCAGGCCATTGAGAGCAATCTCAAGATGGCAAGGCATGAGG ATCGTAGTGAACGCGTTGATGTACGCAATACCTAGTATTTTCAACGTGCTCCTCGTCTGTCTCGTGTTCTGGCTAATTTTCTCAATAATGGGGGTGCAATTTTTCGGCGGTAAATTCTTCAAATGCATCGACGACAACGGAGAACTATTGCAAAATCTATCG TTAGTGAATACGAAACAAGACTGCTTGAATCTCAATTACTCATGGGAAAATAGTAAGATAACGTTCGACCACGTGGGAATCGCCTACCTGGCATTGTTTCAAGTCGCCACATTCGAAGGTTGGATGGAAGTGATGGAAGACGCAGTCGACGCCAGAGGCGTCGACCTCCAGCCCATGAGGGAGGCAAATTTGTCCGCGTACCtttatttcgtcgtttttATCGTCTGCGGCTCGTTCTTCACGCTCAATCTCTTCATCGGAGTTATTATAGACAACTTCAACATGCTCAAAAAGAAG tacGAAGGTGGAGTGCTAGAAATGTTTCTGACCGAAAGTCAGAAGCACTACTACACTGCCATGAAAAAACTCGGTCGCAAAAAGCCACAAAAAGTTATTAAGCGACCGATGAATCAATTTCTCGCGATGTTCTACGACCTCTCCAACTCTAGAAG aTTCGAAATAGCGATTTTCGTATTGATATTTCTGAATATGCTGTCCATGGGAATCGAACACTACAGCCAACCGCACGCGGTATTTTTCGTGCTCGAAGTATCGAACGCATTTTTCACGACGGTCTTCGGATTAGAAGCTATCGTTAAAATCATCGGACTGCGATATCATTATTTCACGGTTCCGTGGAACCTCTTTGACTTTTTATTAGTGTTGGCGTCGATTCTCGGTATCCTAATGGAAGATATCATGATGGACTTCCCCGTGTCCCCGACGCTCCTGCGAGTCGTGAGGGTGTTCAGAATCGGAAGGATCTTACGACTCATTAAAGCTGCtaaaggaataagaaaattattgttcGCGTTGGTCGTCAGTCTGCCGGCGCTATTCAACATCGGCGCACTTTTAGCCCTGATAACGTTCATTTACGCGATTATCGGCATGTCGGTCTTCGGCCACGTCAGAAAACAGGGCGCGTTGGATGATATG GTAAATTTCGAGACTTTTGGGCGAAGCATGCAGCTGCTGTTTCGCTTGATGACGTCAGCTGGATGGAATGACATCCTCGAGTCTCTGATGGTCCAACCACCCGACTGCGACCCAACGCCGAATAGCCGACAATCGAACGGCGACTGCGGATATCCTCTTTTGGCGATCACCTACTTCACCTCGTTCATAATAATCAGTTACATGATCGTCATCAACATGTACATCGCCATAATACTCGAGAACTTCAATCAAGCGCACCAAGAGGAGGAGATCGGTATAGTTGAGGATGACTTGGAAATGTTCTACATCAGATGGTCGAA ATACGATCCGCACGCGACACAGTTCATCCGTTTTTCGCAGCTGAGCGATTTTATCGCGAGTCTAGACCCACCGCTGGGAATATCAAAGCCCAATGTAGTAGCGTTGGTGAGCTTTAATCTTCCCATTGCGAAGGGTAACAAGATCCATTGTCTGGACATCCTGCATGCGCTCGTCAAGCACGTCCTCGGGCACGTGGAGGAATCGGAAGATTTCAGAAAGTTGCAGGAGCAGATGGACGTCAAGTTCAAAAAACAGTTCCCCACGAGAAAGGAACTCGAGATCGTGTCTTCCACGAGGATATGGAAGAGACAGGACAAGGCGGCCAGGCTGATACAGCACACCTTCCGTGAATACGTCAG GATGAAAAAGGAACGCGAACGCATCGCCCACGAGGTGGATTCCCAGACGCAGACATCGAGTCCTGGGGGGGGAGGTAGCGAAGGTAGGGGCGGGGGTGGATGGGGAGGGAAGCTGTCGGCCCTGCTGCACGTGCACCGAGGCAGCCGGGCCAGCAGTCGCAAGTCCTCTCGGGCCAGCGACGCCAGCGATATCAGCGAGCTCGGGACAGCTTCTGCCTGGCTATTTCCAAACCTACCTCTGCTGCTACTCTCCGGCGCCGCCGGGACCCACGATGACCTGCAGCCCCCTGCCCTGACTGTGTCCCGCCCCTCGCCTACCACCGAGCAACCTTCTGCCGCCTCCAGTTCCGGTTCCGGATCGGAATCGCACGCCGCTGTCAG ATCGTCCGGAGCGACGTTGGGTCGACAGGACGCGGTCGAGTCTTACACGGACGATGATGTCCTGAGTCCACCGACGTCGAAACGGGGCTCCCTGCGACCCAGCGGAACCGTACTCTCGTTGAACATGCTGCAACGCGACATCAAGGACGCGTTCAACAGAAGATGCGGTAGCCTGAGAAGAAGACCGGTTCCGGAACCCGTCCAACTTCCCATTGCGGACGGTAGTGACGTCAGTATTCTCGTGACCGAACCAAGTCCGGAAAATACCGCGCCACCCAACAGACCGCCCCTTCTGAGACAGCAATCGGAGGCAACGGTCGTTCACGTTCTTGTGCACAGAGAAAGTGAGGAGTATCACGTATCACCCGACGACAGCTGA
- the LOC105690260 gene encoding uncharacterized protein LOC105690260 has translation MCHKTNNQMLHENGTKLCLLLLLAICTRVYSTQAKHVITKRNYSDQSVRGYLAERTCWGNEVCKEEFHSKFRCRCPRWYYCRAPGRYYDARCSMTSTGYIWTQPETSLALEIEK, from the exons ATGTGCCACAAAACCAATAATCAAATGTTGCACGAA AACGGTACCAAACTCTGCCTACTCTTGCTCCTGGCTATTTGCACTCGGGTCTATTCGACTCAAGCAAAGCATGTGATTACAAAACGGAACTACAGCGACCAGAGTGTCCGAGGATATCTGGCAGAG agaACTTGCTGGGGAAATGAAGTCTGCAAAGAGGAATTTCACAGCAAATTTCGGTGTCGATGCCCGAGGTGGTATTACTGCAGAGCACCGGGTCGTTACTACGACGCTAGGTGCAGTATGACCAGTACCGGATACATATGGACCCAACCGGAAACATCCTtagccctggaaattgaaaagtaa